The nucleotide sequence CAATCGCCAGATTATGAAGTGCTTCACCATCTCCTGGATTAAGTTCGACTGCCCGCCGGGCGGTTACCAGCGCCTCATCCAACTTTCCACAGAGCCGGTAGAATTCGCATATATTGCGAATGTAAAGAGGGGTATTAACCCCGCAGAGAATGGACTGCTCTGCATAAGCCAATGCCTGCTGCATATTTCCTTTTTTATAAGAAATAACAGCCATCAGATGCAGGGCATCCGCATGGTGCGGATGCTGCTTCAGAATTGTCTGCAAAAGGCTTTCGGCTCTGTCAATCCGCCCGGCTTCATCATGCCGGATTGCAGCCTCGAAAATCTCGGCAACGCCTAGAGAAACCTGATCTGGCGCTATGGATAAATCAGACATTGGCATTTGCAGTGCTGGGTTCGCTCACAAGAGCCTCAAATCCTCTCGCCTCGATCAGGCTGGAAAGGATTTTAGAGGCTTCCGCCAGATGAGCAGAAAATGGCTCATATCCGATCATCGGAGGAAGAGTAAGGGAATGCTGTCGACCGTAGACAGGTTCGAAGCTGACGAAATTAGTGATCCGCTCACAGGCCATGGATTGGTTCTGCAGCAAATCCGAAATTTTGACCGGCAGATATTTCAGGACAAAATTGCTGCGCATATGTTCAGCAATGTCTGACATTGCTTTGACATATTCAGCCGCACCTTCAATCGTCCCGTCATATTCCAGCAACACCGGCGTGCTGGAAGCAAATTTCCGCACCGCAGAAGACAGAGGGTGATCGATAAGATGAATGATCGGCGCATATGGGAAAAGAAGAGCGATCAGGCCGATTTGTGTTTCATCAAGGGGATCAATATTCACGATCCAATTGCTTTTGTCCTGTCCCTGCGCCTGGACTGAGCGGAAATGGCCCTGCAGCTTTTCCCTGAGCGTTCTCAGGCTTGAGACACGATCAGCCATCCAGAGATCAGCCAAGGCCTCCGGATAGGCATACGGCGATGCCACCATTTCCGGCAGGCGCTCTATCAGGCTGGAGAGCAACGGCCCCAATGCAATGGTTGATGCCGAAATAGCTGAGGCAATCCATTTTCCGAACGGAGCCGTTACCTGGGAAGAAGCTCCCACTACGAAGATCGGCTGTATACCACCGTCGAATTCTTTCTCAGCGGGGCTGATCAATCCCAGTTTGTTAGCGGTAAAAAAGCTTTTAAGACGTTCGACATAACCACCCAACCCGACAGGCCCAACCCCCAGCGGCGCATCCGGAGCACGCCCACCTTCCTGCCATGCTGCAAAAGCGTCTTCATAACGACCCAACCCGTAAAGAATGTTACCGCGCTCCTTCCACTCAAAGAAGCTGCGGGTGATATCTTCCCCGGGAAGGGCATTCACAATATCCAGAGCCTGGGCCGCAAGACCAAGTTCATTGAGAACAGCCGCATATTGAACAGCCAGAAAGCGGTTTTCTCCTGCTTTTTCATAAGCCTGGGACAGGATGTCCCGAGCTTTTTCCAGTCGTCCAGCTTTTCTTTCCAGCAGGGCATGACCGATGACAGTCTGTGGAACATCAGGAGCAAGGCTGAGAGATTGCTCATAGGAATTGGCAGCTTCCTCGAAACGCCCCTGCAACGTCAGATTCCATCCGAGGTTGGCCAGAATGATCGCATCGGGCTGGTCGATCATGGCGATCGTATGCCGATAGCATGCCTCCCCCCCGATCAATTCACCTGCTTCACTCAGGATCATCCCCAGCACATTATGAGCGTCAGCAAGAGTGGGATCCGCACGGATCGCCATGCGTGCAACCCGCTCCGCATCTTTCAGTTCACGGACTTCCATATGCAGCCTGGCCAGCTGTGTCAGCTGAACGGCCAGATTAGGATTGGCCTTCACCAGACGTGAAAGCAGCGCCTTGGCAGCGCTATGATTATTCTGGGCCAGACG is from Granulibacter bethesdensis and encodes:
- a CDS encoding tetratricopeptide repeat protein, with protein sequence MVAANSAVYLAPTTERARQAFKIGNAAVAEELSLAVLDLSPYDPDALLMLSQIRLAQNNHSAAKALLSRLVKANPNLAVQLTQLARLHMEVRELKDAERVARMAIRADPTLADAHNVLGMILSEAGELIGGEACYRHTIAMIDQPDAIILANLGWNLTLQGRFEEAANSYEQSLSLAPDVPQTVIGHALLERKAGRLEKARDILSQAYEKAGENRFLAVQYAAVLNELGLAAQALDIVNALPGEDITRSFFEWKERGNILYGLGRYEDAFAAWQEGGRAPDAPLGVGPVGLGGYVERLKSFFTANKLGLISPAEKEFDGGIQPIFVVGASSQVTAPFGKWIASAISASTIALGPLLSSLIERLPEMVASPYAYPEALADLWMADRVSSLRTLREKLQGHFRSVQAQGQDKSNWIVNIDPLDETQIGLIALLFPYAPIIHLIDHPLSSAVRKFASSTPVLLEYDGTIEGAAEYVKAMSDIAEHMRSNFVLKYLPVKISDLLQNQSMACERITNFVSFEPVYGRQHSLTLPPMIGYEPFSAHLAEASKILSSLIEARGFEALVSEPSTANANV